The Lutibacter sp. Hel_I_33_5 genome has a window encoding:
- a CDS encoding TM2 domain-containing protein, translating to MNVIDENGKVIPNQESKRIITGVLGILLGWAGVHKFVLGYTNEGLIMLAGTFVLGCISLGVLSGAVGLIGLIEGIIYLTKSDDEFIETYQNNKKPWF from the coding sequence ATGAATGTAATAGACGAAAACGGAAAAGTAATTCCAAATCAAGAAAGCAAACGAATAATTACTGGGGTTTTAGGAATATTATTAGGCTGGGCAGGTGTACATAAATTTGTCTTAGGCTATACAAACGAAGGCTTAATAATGTTAGCTGGAACTTTTGTCTTAGGGTGTATTTCTTTAGGGGTATTATCTGGAGCTGTTGGATTAATTGGTTTGATAGAAGGAATTATTTACCTAACAAAATCTGATGATGAATTTATAGAAACTTATCAAAATAATAAAAAACCTTGGTTTTAA
- a CDS encoding DoxX family membrane protein produces MAYLQEHITEILILLFLVITFLQSGFDKILDWNGNVSFIKDHFKNSPFKNSVPLLLGIILVIELIAGILMVVGIFQLATSGIKNLALLGAELSALTLIFLLIGQRLAKDYAGAMSLAVYFIITIFGVFLLNN; encoded by the coding sequence ATGGCATATTTACAAGAACACATCACAGAAATATTAATTTTACTTTTTTTAGTTATAACTTTTTTACAATCTGGTTTTGATAAAATTCTAGATTGGAACGGAAATGTCTCTTTTATAAAAGATCATTTTAAAAACTCACCATTTAAAAATAGTGTTCCTCTTTTATTAGGAATTATTTTAGTGATAGAATTAATTGCCGGAATTTTAATGGTTGTTGGAATTTTTCAATTAGCAACATCAGGAATAAAAAATCTTGCTTTACTTGGAGCAGAATTATCTGCTTTAACGTTAATTTTTTTATTAATCGGTCAGCGATTGGCAAAAGATTATGCTGGAGCAATGTCTTTAGCTGTATATTTTATAATTACAATTTTTGGTGTTTTTCTTCTAAATAACTAA
- a CDS encoding RNA methyltransferase codes for MRKLKNNELGRINVEEFKSAKKTPLIVVLDNIRSLNNIGSVFRTSDAFLIEKIYLCGITATPPNKDIHKTALGATESVDWEYVEDTLTLIQKLKDSKIKVLAIEQAENSTKLNDFTPVKDQKYAIVMGNEVKGVLQEVVNNSDRCIEIPQLGTKHSLNISVTTGVVLWDLFQKMLK; via the coding sequence ATGAGAAAATTAAAGAATAATGAACTTGGTAGAATTAATGTTGAAGAATTTAAATCAGCAAAAAAAACACCATTAATTGTTGTTTTAGACAATATTAGAAGCTTAAATAATATTGGTTCTGTTTTTAGAACTAGTGATGCTTTTTTGATCGAAAAAATATATTTATGTGGTATTACGGCGACTCCGCCAAATAAGGACATTCATAAAACTGCTTTAGGCGCAACAGAATCTGTTGATTGGGAATATGTTGAGGATACACTTACTTTAATTCAAAAATTAAAAGATTCAAAAATTAAAGTTTTGGCTATTGAACAGGCAGAAAATAGTACTAAATTGAATGATTTTACTCCTGTTAAAGATCAAAAATATGCAATTGTAATGGGTAATGAAGTAAAAGGTGTTTTGCAAGAAGTTGTAAATAATTCCGACAGATGTATTGAGATTCCACAATTAGGTACAAAACACTCGTTAAACATATCTGTTACTACTGGTGTTGTACTTTGGGATTTGTTTCAGAAAATGTTAAAATAG
- the panB gene encoding 3-methyl-2-oxobutanoate hydroxymethyltransferase, which translates to MSAAKKEYKRITVKSLTEMKANGEKISMLTAYDYTMAKIVDGAGIDIILVGDSASNVMAGHETTLPITLDQMIYHASSVVRGIDRCLVVVDLPFGSYQSDPKEALRSAIRIMKESGGHSIKLEGGKEVKESIKRILNAGIPVMGHLGLTPQSIYKFGTYTVRAKEEEEAEKLMEDALMLERIGCFGIVLEKVPAKLAKKVAEALTIPVIGIGAGNGVDGQVLVTHDMLGMTHEFNPRFLRRYLDLYADMTGAFKGYITDVKSGDFPSDKEQY; encoded by the coding sequence ATGTCTGCAGCAAAAAAAGAATACAAAAGAATTACGGTTAAGTCTCTAACAGAAATGAAAGCCAATGGTGAAAAAATTTCTATGCTAACCGCATATGATTACACCATGGCAAAAATTGTTGATGGCGCAGGAATTGATATTATACTGGTTGGTGATTCTGCCTCTAATGTAATGGCGGGACACGAAACTACATTACCTATTACACTAGACCAAATGATTTATCATGCTAGTTCTGTGGTTAGAGGAATAGATCGTTGTTTGGTAGTAGTAGATTTACCTTTTGGGAGTTATCAATCTGATCCAAAAGAAGCGCTACGTTCTGCGATTAGGATTATGAAAGAGTCTGGCGGACATTCTATAAAATTAGAAGGCGGAAAAGAAGTTAAAGAATCTATTAAAAGAATTTTAAATGCTGGGATTCCAGTAATGGGTCACTTAGGATTAACTCCACAATCCATTTATAAATTTGGTACCTATACCGTTAGAGCAAAAGAAGAAGAAGAGGCAGAAAAGTTAATGGAAGATGCATTAATGTTAGAAAGAATTGGCTGTTTCGGAATTGTTCTAGAAAAAGTTCCAGCAAAACTTGCAAAAAAAGTAGCAGAAGCATTAACCATTCCTGTTATTGGAATTGGAGCTGGAAATGGTGTTGACGGACAGGTTTTAGTAACTCACGATATGTTAGGAATGACACATGAATTTAATCCTCGTTTTTTAAGACGTTATTTAGATTTATATGCTGATATGACGGGGGCTTTTAAAGGCTATATTACCGATGTAAAAAGTGGTGATTTTCCTAGTGATAAAGAGCAGTATTAA
- the mutS gene encoding DNA mismatch repair protein MutS has product MKQYNAIKNKYPDAMLLFRVGDFYETFGDDAKKAAGVLGITLTKRGAGSETETALAGFPHHSLNTYLPKLVKAGMRVAICDQLEDPKMTKTIVKRGVTELVTPGVSLNDEVLQSKTNNFLAAIHFDKKQLGISFLDVSTGEFLVAQGNAEYIDKLMQNFNPSEVLVQKQHKQQFLEIFENRYYSFYLEDWVFQTEYANETLQNHFEVKNLKGFGVQDLKNGIISAGAVLYYLSETQHNQLKHIQAISRIAEDNYVWMDRFTVRNLELYNPNSVNAVTLLNVIDKTISPMGGRLLKRWLALPLKNIEAIKNRHELVKFFIDSDEFSETVTYQLKQISDIERLISKVATGKASPREIVYLKNSLKAILPIKASAVKSKNKTVKELGNQLHDCADLITKISETLFDDAPVNINKGNAIANNVHQELDDLRAISSSGKQYLDEMLARETERTGISSLKIAFNNVFGYYIEVRNTHKDKVPEEWIRKQTLVNAERYITEELKEYETKILGAEEKISKIEQEVFSKLLQYIIQFVQKVQENAQIIAKIDCLLSFSVLAVDNNYVRPLMDESTDLEIKNGRHPVIEKQLPIGEDYIANDVVLNRNQQQIIMITGPNMSGKSAILRQTALIVLLAQMGSYVPAQNAKIGIVDKIFTRVGASDNISMGESTFMVEMNETASILNNISDRSLVLLDEIGRGTSTYDGISIAWAIAEFLHEHPSKAKTLFATHYHELNEMTATFERIKNFNVSVKELKDNIIFLRKLVSGGSNHSFGIHVAKLAGMPNMVIHRANKILKQLEKNNKNAEVKEVLNQAQHEEMQLSFFQLDDPLLENIREEILATNIDTLTPIEALMKLNEIKRMLIKK; this is encoded by the coding sequence ATGAAACAATACAATGCAATCAAGAATAAATATCCTGATGCTATGTTGCTTTTTCGTGTAGGAGATTTCTACGAAACTTTTGGAGATGATGCTAAAAAAGCAGCTGGTGTATTAGGAATTACCTTAACAAAACGTGGTGCTGGAAGTGAAACAGAAACTGCCTTGGCTGGTTTTCCGCATCATTCTTTAAATACCTATTTACCAAAGTTGGTAAAAGCAGGAATGCGTGTTGCAATTTGCGATCAGTTAGAAGATCCGAAAATGACCAAAACCATCGTAAAACGTGGTGTTACGGAATTGGTTACGCCTGGAGTTTCGTTAAATGACGAAGTTTTACAAAGCAAAACAAACAACTTTTTAGCAGCCATTCATTTTGATAAAAAACAGCTCGGAATTTCTTTTCTTGATGTTTCTACAGGTGAGTTTTTAGTGGCGCAAGGAAATGCAGAATACATTGATAAATTGATGCAAAACTTTAACCCGAGTGAAGTTTTGGTTCAAAAACAACATAAACAACAGTTTTTAGAAATTTTTGAAAACAGGTATTATTCTTTTTATTTAGAAGATTGGGTTTTTCAAACTGAATACGCAAACGAAACACTACAAAATCATTTTGAAGTAAAAAACTTAAAAGGTTTTGGAGTTCAAGATCTTAAAAACGGAATTATTTCTGCTGGTGCAGTGTTGTATTATTTATCTGAAACACAACATAATCAACTAAAACACATTCAAGCGATCAGCAGAATTGCTGAAGATAATTATGTTTGGATGGATCGTTTTACGGTTAGAAACTTAGAGTTATACAATCCTAATTCTGTAAATGCAGTTACACTTTTAAATGTAATTGATAAAACCATTTCGCCTATGGGCGGAAGATTGTTAAAACGATGGTTGGCGCTTCCGTTAAAAAATATTGAAGCCATTAAAAATCGTCATGAACTAGTAAAGTTTTTTATTGATTCTGATGAATTTTCTGAAACGGTTACTTATCAATTAAAACAGATCTCAGATATTGAGCGATTGATTTCTAAAGTGGCTACAGGTAAAGCTTCACCAAGAGAAATTGTTTACTTAAAAAATTCGTTAAAAGCAATTTTACCGATAAAAGCATCCGCGGTAAAAAGTAAAAACAAAACGGTAAAAGAATTAGGGAATCAATTACATGATTGTGCTGATTTAATCACTAAAATTTCTGAAACTTTATTTGATGATGCGCCAGTAAACATCAATAAAGGAAATGCAATTGCGAATAATGTTCATCAAGAATTAGACGATTTACGTGCAATTTCTTCTTCCGGAAAACAGTATTTAGATGAAATGTTGGCGCGAGAAACGGAACGCACAGGAATTAGCAGTTTAAAAATTGCTTTTAACAACGTCTTTGGCTATTATATTGAAGTTAGAAATACACATAAAGACAAAGTTCCAGAAGAGTGGATTAGAAAACAAACACTTGTAAATGCGGAACGTTATATTACTGAAGAACTAAAAGAATACGAAACAAAAATTCTTGGCGCAGAAGAAAAAATCAGCAAAATAGAACAAGAAGTTTTTTCTAAATTATTGCAATATATCATCCAATTTGTACAAAAAGTACAAGAAAATGCACAAATTATTGCAAAAATTGACTGTTTATTGTCTTTTTCAGTTTTAGCAGTTGACAATAATTATGTTCGTCCATTGATGGATGAAAGCACCGATTTAGAAATTAAAAATGGGCGTCATCCAGTTATTGAAAAACAATTACCAATTGGCGAAGATTATATTGCAAATGATGTTGTTTTAAATAGAAATCAGCAACAAATAATCATGATTACTGGACCCAATATGTCTGGTAAATCTGCTATTTTACGTCAGACTGCACTCATTGTTTTATTAGCCCAAATGGGTTCTTATGTTCCTGCTCAAAATGCAAAAATCGGAATTGTAGATAAAATTTTTACGAGAGTTGGTGCAAGCGATAATATTTCTATGGGCGAATCTACCTTTATGGTAGAAATGAACGAAACTGCGTCTATTTTAAATAATATTTCTGACAGAAGTTTGGTGTTGTTAGATGAAATTGGTCGTGGAACATCAACGTATGACGGAATTTCAATTGCCTGGGCAATTGCAGAGTTTTTACACGAACATCCTTCTAAAGCAAAAACATTATTTGCTACACATTATCATGAATTAAATGAAATGACCGCAACTTTTGAACGCATTAAAAACTTTAATGTTTCTGTAAAAGAACTAAAAGACAACATTATTTTCTTACGTAAATTGGTTTCTGGTGGTTCTAATCATAGTTTCGGAATTCATGTAGCAAAACTAGCTGGAATGCCAAATATGGTGATTCATAGAGCTAATAAAATCTTAAAACAACTTGAAAAAAACAACAAAAACGCTGAGGTTAAAGAAGTTTTAAATCAAGCACAGCATGAAGAAATGCAATTAAGCTTTTTTCAATTAGATGATCCTTTGTTAGAAAATATTAGAGAAGAAATTTTAGCCACAAATATTGATACTCTTACGCCTATTGAGGCACTCATGAAATTGAATGAGATTAAAAGAATGTTGATTAAGAAATAA
- a CDS encoding O-methyltransferase — protein MHFLPEKIDRYAVEHSQEEPKILQELSKETWQKVLNPRMLSGAFQGRVLSMISKLVQPKKVLEIGTYTGYSALCLAEGIPKNGTIYTIDKNEELETLQQKYFEKSKYTSQIKQYVGNALDIIPELETTFDLVFIDADKVNYINYFNLIIDKMNSGGIILSDNVLWSGKVVEALDPKDKDTAVLLEYNKLLSEDKRLETILLPIRDGLTISRVK, from the coding sequence ATGCATTTTTTACCAGAAAAAATAGATAGGTACGCTGTAGAACACAGTCAAGAAGAGCCAAAAATTTTACAGGAACTAAGTAAAGAGACTTGGCAAAAAGTGTTAAATCCAAGAATGCTTAGTGGCGCTTTTCAAGGAAGAGTATTATCGATGATTTCTAAATTAGTTCAGCCTAAAAAAGTGTTAGAAATTGGTACATATACTGGATATTCCGCCCTATGTTTAGCTGAAGGGATCCCAAAAAACGGAACGATTTACACCATTGATAAAAACGAAGAGTTAGAAACGTTACAACAAAAATATTTCGAAAAGTCAAAATACACCAGTCAAATAAAACAGTATGTTGGTAATGCCTTGGATATAATTCCAGAATTAGAAACCACCTTCGATTTAGTTTTTATCGATGCCGATAAAGTAAATTATATCAACTATTTTAACTTAATTATTGATAAAATGAATTCGGGAGGAATTATACTTTCTGACAATGTTTTATGGAGTGGAAAAGTTGTAGAAGCGTTAGATCCAAAAGATAAAGACACCGCTGTTTTATTGGAATATAATAAACTATTGTCAGAAGATAAAAGACTAGAAACTATTTTGTTACCAATAAGAGATGGATTAACAATAAGTCGTGTAAAATAA
- a CDS encoding sigma-70 family RNA polymerase sigma factor, with amino-acid sequence MSETTKINLLNPDKWIDNYADYLFNYAVSRVNDSDLAKDLVQETFFAGLKSAKNFQGKSTERTWLVSILKRKVIDHYRKINSKKGQAEVKMNFYSDGENEGNWLEERVPQSWDNQSEKNLENQELKDQLEDCINNLPEKYGMVFRLKTIQGFETEEICKELDITASNLWVIIHRARTQLRKCMEDNWFNN; translated from the coding sequence ATGTCAGAAACAACTAAAATCAACCTTTTAAATCCAGATAAATGGATTGATAATTACGCAGATTACCTGTTTAATTATGCTGTTTCTAGAGTTAACGATAGTGATTTAGCAAAAGATTTGGTGCAAGAAACTTTTTTTGCAGGCTTAAAATCTGCTAAAAACTTCCAAGGGAAATCAACAGAACGTACTTGGTTAGTGTCTATTTTAAAAAGAAAAGTGATTGATCATTATAGAAAAATCAATTCTAAAAAAGGACAAGCAGAGGTAAAAATGAATTTCTATTCCGATGGTGAAAATGAAGGGAATTGGTTAGAAGAACGTGTTCCACAGTCTTGGGATAATCAATCAGAAAAAAACTTAGAAAATCAAGAATTAAAAGATCAATTAGAAGATTGTATTAATAATCTTCCAGAAAAATATGGAATGGTTTTTAGGTTAAAAACTATTCAAGGTTTTGAAACAGAAGAAATCTGTAAGGAACTAGATATCACGGCGTCAAATCTATGGGTTATTATTCACAGAGCAAGAACTCAGTTAAGAAAATGCATGGAAGATAACTGGTTTAATAATTAA
- a CDS encoding nuclear transport factor 2 family protein: MHRIITALLVLVITTTIKAQETSEEKAIKLTIETFFKGLQQGDSAIVSSTLNKTIKLQTTYTNKKGKRKLVTETKEQLLKGIANKKPEHTYLEKLMSWEIKIDGNLASVWTPYEFYLNGKFSHCGANSFQLFNNDGGWEIIYLVDMRRRSSCEAYSDEK; this comes from the coding sequence ATGCATAGAATAATTACGGCACTGCTAGTTTTAGTAATAACTACCACAATTAAGGCGCAAGAAACATCTGAAGAAAAAGCAATAAAACTTACTATAGAAACATTCTTTAAAGGTCTTCAACAAGGAGATAGTGCTATTGTTAGTTCTACGTTAAATAAAACGATTAAATTACAAACTACATATACCAATAAAAAAGGCAAAAGAAAGTTAGTTACCGAAACAAAAGAGCAGCTTTTAAAGGGGATTGCAAATAAAAAACCAGAACATACATATTTAGAAAAATTAATGTCTTGGGAGATTAAAATTGATGGAAATTTAGCTTCTGTCTGGACGCCCTATGAGTTTTATTTAAACGGAAAATTTAGTCATTGCGGTGCAAACTCTTTTCAATTATTTAATAACGATGGAGGCTGGGAAATTATTTACTTAGTTGATATGCGAAGAAGAAGTAGTTGTGAAGCTTATAGTGACGAAAAATAA
- a CDS encoding VOC family protein, with translation MKKGKVTGIGGLFFKTEDPKATKDWYKNNLGFNTDDWGCTFWWKDENGNKCSTQWSPFTKDTDYFKPSKKDFMFNYRVENLTELLAELKENGVTVMDKVEEFDYGKFGWIVDLDGNKIELWEPNDAAFL, from the coding sequence ATGAAAAAAGGTAAAGTAACAGGTATTGGTGGTTTATTTTTTAAAACTGAAGATCCTAAAGCAACAAAAGATTGGTATAAAAATAATCTTGGTTTTAATACAGATGATTGGGGTTGTACGTTTTGGTGGAAAGACGAAAACGGTAATAAATGTTCTACACAATGGAGTCCGTTTACAAAAGACACCGATTATTTTAAACCTTCTAAAAAAGACTTTATGTTTAACTATAGGGTTGAAAATTTAACCGAATTATTAGCTGAATTAAAAGAAAATGGGGTTACTGTAATGGATAAAGTTGAAGAGTTTGATTATGGTAAATTTGGTTGGATAGTAGATTTAGATGGTAATAAAATTGAACTTTGGGAACCTAATGATGCAGCATTTTTATAA
- a CDS encoding DUF1801 domain-containing protein: MQYKANSPEDYINQVPEERKETLKKLRKTIKDNLPEGFEEGMQYSFISYYVPHSIYPDGYHCNPKEPLPFMSFASQKNSVNFYHSGIYANKKIHDWFVAEYPKYCKRKLDMGKSCVRFKKLDEIPYELIAELVRKISVNEWVDTYESNVKNR, encoded by the coding sequence ATGCAATACAAAGCCAATTCGCCAGAAGATTACATCAATCAAGTTCCTGAGGAACGTAAAGAGACTTTAAAAAAGTTACGTAAGACCATAAAAGATAATTTACCAGAAGGTTTTGAAGAAGGAATGCAATATAGCTTTATTAGCTATTATGTACCACATTCTATTTATCCAGATGGCTATCATTGTAATCCTAAAGAACCTTTGCCTTTTATGAGTTTTGCATCACAAAAAAACTCTGTAAACTTTTATCATTCAGGGATTTATGCGAATAAAAAAATTCACGATTGGTTTGTTGCAGAGTATCCAAAATACTGTAAACGTAAATTAGATATGGGCAAAAGTTGTGTTCGTTTTAAAAAACTAGATGAAATACCTTATGAACTTATTGCAGAATTAGTTCGTAAAATATCTGTAAATGAATGGGTTGATACATATGAGTCTAATGTAAAAAACAGGTAA
- a CDS encoding 2-hydroxyacid dehydrogenase: MKILHLDTNHPLIINQLNDLGYTNDEDYTSSKTAIEAKIHLYDGFIIRSRFSIDKAFLDKAKNLKFIGRVGAGLENIDCEYAVKKEIKLIAAPEGNRNAVGEHSLGMLLSLFNKLNKADKEVRSGKWLREENRGIELDGKTVGLIGYGNMGKSFAKKLRGFDVEVLCYDIKPNVGDENCKQVSLAELQKKADVLSLHTPQTELTKNMVNHDFINGFKNSFWLINTARGTSVNTINLVTALKSGKILGAGLDVLEYEKSSFENLFSDNKLPEAFNYLINSENVLLSPHVAGWTIESKEKLAQTIVDKIKRKFC, translated from the coding sequence ATGAAAATCCTTCATTTAGATACAAATCATCCCTTAATAATAAATCAACTCAATGATTTAGGGTACACAAATGATGAAGATTATACGTCTTCTAAAACTGCTATTGAGGCTAAAATTCATTTGTATGATGGTTTTATTATTAGAAGTCGTTTTTCTATTGATAAAGCTTTTTTAGACAAAGCAAAAAACTTAAAATTTATTGGTAGAGTTGGTGCTGGTTTAGAAAATATTGATTGTGAATACGCAGTAAAAAAAGAGATAAAATTAATTGCTGCTCCAGAAGGAAATAGAAATGCCGTTGGCGAACATTCGTTAGGAATGTTATTGTCTCTTTTTAATAAACTTAACAAGGCTGATAAAGAAGTTAGAAGCGGAAAATGGTTGCGCGAAGAAAATCGCGGAATTGAATTAGACGGAAAAACTGTTGGGTTAATTGGTTACGGAAACATGGGAAAATCCTTTGCAAAAAAACTACGTGGTTTTGATGTTGAAGTTCTTTGTTATGATATAAAACCGAATGTAGGTGATGAAAATTGCAAACAGGTTTCTTTAGCAGAACTACAAAAAAAAGCAGACGTTTTAAGTTTACATACACCACAAACCGAACTAACAAAAAACATGGTAAATCATGACTTTATCAATGGTTTTAAGAACTCTTTTTGGTTGATAAATACTGCACGTGGAACATCAGTAAATACAATAAATTTAGTTACCGCATTAAAATCGGGTAAAATTCTCGGAGCTGGTTTAGATGTTTTAGAATATGAAAAATCGTCTTTTGAGAATTTATTTTCTGACAATAAATTGCCAGAAGCATTCAACTATTTAATCAATTCTGAGAACGTACTTCTTTCTCCACATGTTGCTGGATGGACTATTGAAAGTAAAGAAAAGTTAGCACAAACTATTGTGGATAAAATAAAAAGAAAATTTTGCTAA
- a CDS encoding twin-arginine translocase TatA/TatE family subunit, whose product MKTHLLFISGPEIFVIILIVVMLFGAKRIPEIARGLGKGMRQIKDATNDIKNEINETAKNQGIDTEFAKDIKKSVEDVKDNIDDFTGPIKRSL is encoded by the coding sequence ATGAAAACGCACCTTTTATTTATTAGCGGACCAGAAATATTTGTGATCATATTAATTGTGGTTATGTTATTTGGTGCTAAAAGAATTCCAGAAATTGCTAGAGGCCTGGGTAAAGGAATGCGTCAAATTAAAGATGCTACCAACGATATTAAAAACGAAATAAACGAAACGGCAAAAAACCAAGGAATCGATACCGAATTTGCAAAAGACATTAAAAAAAGTGTTGAAGATGTAAAAGACAATATCGACGATTTTACTGGGCCAATAAAACGTAGTTTATAG
- a CDS encoding bifunctional 2-polyprenyl-6-hydroxyphenol methylase/3-demethylubiquinol 3-O-methyltransferase UbiG, translating to MSIENKLNINLDSYLTCKDYTVSNTSFQVQKNKEYELLVTQPIPKNLEDYYKSEDYISHTDSKKSLTDILYQTVKNYTLKKKISLLNSFKTDNKKVLDFGAGTGDFLGACKNNNWEVFGVEPNLKAREIAAKKGITILSDISELKNIQFDVITLWHVLEHVEKLEETILRLKELLTQNGVLIIAVPNYKSYDANHYKEFWAAYDVPRHLWHFSQTSISKIFSEFSMNVEKTLPMKFDSYYVSLLSEKYKTGKTNFFKAFKVGFLSNKKAKKTTEYSSLIYCLKKS from the coding sequence ATGTCAATAGAAAATAAGCTTAATATTAATCTCGATTCATACTTGACTTGTAAAGATTATACAGTTTCTAACACGTCTTTTCAAGTTCAAAAAAACAAAGAATACGAGTTGTTAGTTACACAACCTATTCCTAAAAATTTAGAAGATTATTATAAAAGTGAAGATTATATTTCTCACACAGATAGCAAAAAATCACTTACCGATATTTTATATCAAACAGTAAAAAATTATACTCTTAAGAAAAAGATTTCTCTTTTAAATTCATTTAAAACAGACAATAAAAAAGTCTTAGATTTTGGAGCTGGAACTGGTGACTTTTTAGGAGCATGTAAAAATAACAATTGGGAAGTTTTTGGTGTCGAACCAAATCTAAAAGCTAGAGAAATTGCTGCTAAAAAAGGCATCACTATTTTATCAGATATATCAGAATTAAAGAACATACAATTTGATGTAATTACACTTTGGCATGTGCTAGAACATGTAGAGAAATTAGAAGAAACAATTTTGCGCTTAAAGGAACTTTTAACTCAAAATGGCGTTTTAATTATTGCGGTTCCAAATTATAAAAGTTATGATGCAAATCATTATAAAGAATTTTGGGCAGCATATGATGTTCCAAGACATCTTTGGCATTTTTCTCAAACTTCGATTTCAAAAATATTTTCTGAGTTTTCTATGAATGTAGAAAAAACACTTCCAATGAAATTTGATTCGTATTATGTTTCTTTATTAAGTGAAAAATATAAAACAGGTAAGACAAATTTTTTCAAAGCATTTAAAGTAGGTTTTCTTTCAAATAAGAAAGCAAAGAAAACAACAGAGTATTCATCGCTTATATATTGCCTAAAAAAGAGTTAA